A stretch of the Gossypium hirsutum isolate 1008001.06 chromosome D07, Gossypium_hirsutum_v2.1, whole genome shotgun sequence genome encodes the following:
- the LOC107954190 gene encoding ABC transporter G family member 31 isoform X3, whose protein sequence is MTLLLGPPGSGKSTLLLALAGKLDRKSLNVSGDITYNGTKLDEFYVRRTSAYIGQTDSHIPELTVRETFDFAARCQGASEGMAGYMKDLTKLEKEKNIRPVPEIDAFMKASSIGGKKHSISTDYVLKVLGLDICSDTFVGNDMLRGVSGGQRKRVTTGEMIVGPRKTLFMDEISTGLDSSTTFQIVKCMRNFVHLMEATVLMGLLQPAPETYELFDDVLLLSEGYMVYQGPRGKVLEFFESLGFKLPPRKGVADFLQEVTSKKDQAQYWADPSKPYVFIPVSEMAIAFKNSRFGKSLESTLSAPYDKSQSHPSALARTKYAASRWELLNSCFAREKLLMTRQSFLYIFRTFQVAFVAFVTSTIFLRTKLHPVDEINGNLYLSCLFFGVVHMMFNGFSELSLLIFRLPVFYKQRDNLFHPAWIWSVVSWSIRVPYSAIEAVVWSCVLYYTVGFAPSAGRFFRFTFAQFVLHQMAVSLFRMLASLARDLVVANTFGSASLLLVFLLGGFVIPKDQIKPWWVWASWLSPLQYAQRAVSINEFTATRWKKISAIGNNTIGYNVLHQHGLPSAKYWYWLGVGVLIGYAVIFNIIVTLALAYLNPLSKGKAIVPEETEENSVRKDVESEKLTSDSSSAQGSSKKGMILPFEPLAMTFHNVNYFVDMPVEMSAQGIPETRLQLLSNVSGVFTPGVLTALVGSSGAGKTTLMDVLSGRKTGGYIEGDIKISGYPKVQETFARISGYVEQNDIHSPQVTVEESLWFSSSLRLPKEISKDQKIEFVEEVMRLVELDTLRNAIVGLPGSSGLSTEQRKRLTIAVELVANPSIIFMDEPTSGLDARAAAIVMRTVRNTVDTGRTVVCTIHQPSIDIFEAFDELLLLKRGGRVIYGGKLGVRSQILIDYFQRIDGIPSIPDGYNPATWMLEITNPVAEQRIGRDFADIYTNSAEYREVEGSITRLSVPPPGSQPLKFPSVYSQDQLSQFLICLKKQNLVYWRSPRYNLVRLVFTTVCALLLGSVYWDVGNKRDTTKGLFMVMGALYSACLFLGINNASSVQPIVSIERTVFYREKAAGLYAPTSYAAAQGLVELPYIVAQTILFGVITYFMINFERTASKFFLYLVIMFLTFTYFTFYGLMAVGLTPSQHMAAVVSSAFYSFWNLLSGFLIPKPRIPGWWIWFYYICPVAWTLKGIISSQLGDVETMIVEPTFKGTVKEYVSTVFGIDPDVTGPAVAVLIGFCILFFGVFAFSVKFLNFQKR, encoded by the exons ATGACGTTGCTTTTAGGACCACCAGGATCGGGCAAATCCACCTTGCTTTTAGCTCTTGCTGGGAAACTTGATCGCAAATCCTTGAAT GTGAGTGGTGATATTACATACAACGGCACAAAACTTGACGAGTTCTATGTTAGAAGGACTTCAGCATACATTGGCCAAACAGATAGTCACATACCAGAGCTAACTGTTAGAGAAACATTTGATTTCGCTGCTAGGTGTCAAGGTGCAAGTGAGGGCATGGCAG GGTATATGAAAGATTTAACCAAActagaaaaggaaaagaatatACGCCCAGTCCCAGAAATTGATGCTTTCATGAAG GCATCATCCATTGGGGGTAAAAAACATAGCATTTCAACAGATTATGTCTTAAAAGTGCTTGGTCTTGACATATGTTCAGACACTTTCGTTGGAAATGATATGCTTAGGGGTGTCTCCGGTGGCCAAAGGAAAAGAGTTACTACAG GAGAGATGATTGTTGGGCCGAGAAAAACTCTTTTTATGGATGAAATATCCACTGGACTTGATAGCTCTACAACGTTCCAAATAGTAAAATGTATGCGAAATTTTGTTCATTTAATGGAAGCAACTGTACTTATGGGTCTGCTACAGCCTGCACCGGAGACATATGAGCTATTTGATGATGTACTGTTGTTATCCGAGGGATATATGGTGTATCAGGGCCCTCGAGGAAAAGTTTTGGAATTCTTTGAGTCATTAGGATTCAAACTGCCACCGCGAAAGGGTGTTGCAGATTTTCTTCAAGAG GTGACCTCTAAGAAAGATCAAGCTCAATATTGGGCTGATCCGTCGAAGCCATACGTGTTCATTCCCGTTTCGGAAATGGCCATTGCATTTAAAAATTCCAGATTTGGGAAGTCTCTGGAGTCAACACTTAGTGCACCGTATGATAAATCTCAAAGCCATCCTTCAGCTTTGGCCAGAACAAAATATGCTGCATCAAGATGGGAGCTTTTGAATTCTTGCTTTGCGCGAGAAAAACTACTGATGACAAGGCAGAGTTTCCTTTACATTTTCAGGACATTCCAG GTTGCATTTGTGGCTTTTGTCACGAGCacaatttttttaagaacaaaactGCATCCGGTAGATGAGATTAATGGCAACCTCTACCTCTCATGCCTTTTCTTCGGGGTGGTCCATATGATGTTTAATGGATTTTCTGAGCTATCCCTTCTCATATTTCGGCTTCCAGTATTTTACAAACAACGAGATAATCTATTTCATCCTGCATGGATATGGTCCGTCGTCAGTTGGAGTATTCGTGTACCTTACTCTGCTATTGAAGCTGTAGTATGGTCTTGTGTTTTATACTACACTGTTGGTTTTGCCCCTTCTGCTGGGAG ATTTTTCCGCTTCACGTTCGCCCAATTTGTATTACACCAAATGGCAGTTAGTCTATTTCGAATGTTGGCTTCCCTTGCTCGAGATTTGGTCGTTGCAAATACCTTTGGGTCAGCTTCACTTTTACTTGTATTTTTGTTGGGTGGATTTGTTATACCTAAAG ACCAAATTAAGCCATGGTGGGTTTGGGCTTCATGGCTGTCACCATTACAGTATGCGCAAAGAGCAGTTTCCATTAATGAATTCACAGCTACAAGGTGGAAAAAG ATATCTGCTATTGGAAACAATACAATCGGATACAATGTGCTTCATCAACATGGTTTACCTTCTGCTAAATATTGGTATTGGCTTGGAGTTGGTGTGTTAATAGGTTATGCTGTGATTTTCAACATCATCGTGACACTGGCCCTAGCCTACCTGAATC CTTTAAGTAAAGGCAAGGCAATTGTACCTGAAGAGACAGAAGAAAATTCTGTTAGGAAGGATG TTGAAAGCGAAAAGTTGACATCAGATTCTTCATCTGCTCAGGGCAGCAGTAAGAAGGGAATGATTCTTCCATTTGAACCATTAGCAATGACTTTTCATAATGTCAATTACTTTGTGGATATGCCAGTG GAAATGAGTGCACAAGGCATACCTGAAACGAGATTGCAGCTCCTCTCAAATGTTAGTGGAGTATTCACTCCAGGTGTTCTTACGGCCTTAGTCGGGTCCAGCGGAGCGGGAAAGACTACATTGATGGACGTGCTTTCCGGGAGGAAAACCGGTGGATACATTGAAGGGGATATTAAGATATCAGGGTACCCAAAGGTCCAGGAAACATTTGCCAGAATTTCAGGATATGTTGAGCAAAATGATATACATTCTCCTCAAGTCACGGTTGAGGAGTCTCTCTGGTTTTCCTCCAGTCTTCGTCTTCCCAAAGAAATCAGCAAAGACCAGAAAATT GAGTTTGTTGAAGAAGTGATGCGTTTGGTAGAGCTTGATACACTAAGGAACGCTATAGTTGGTTTACCAGGTAGCAGTGGCTTATCAACAGAGCAAAGAAAACGTTTAACTATTGCGGTGGAGCTTGTTGCAAATCCTTCCATTATATTCATGGATGAGCCTACATCTGGACTTGATGCACGGGCTGCAGCAATTGTGATGAGAACTGTTCGTAATACTGTTGACACTGGAAGAACTGTGGTGTGCACTATTCATCAACCCAGTATTGACATTTTTGAAGCATTCGACGAG CTGCTGCTTTTGAAACGAGGAGGTCGGGTTATATATGGAGGGAAACTTGGAGTGCGCTCGCAGATTTTGATAGACTATTTCCAG AGAATTGATGGCATTCCCTCTATTCCTGATGGATACAACCCAGCAACGTGGATGCTTGAGATTACTAACCCTGTAGCAGAGCAGAGAATTGGTAGAGATTTCGCAGATATATACACAAATTCTGCAGAGTATAG GGAAGTGGAAGGTTCCATTACGCGTTTGAGTGTTCCTCCTCCTGGTTCACAACCATTAAAATTTCCTTCCGTATATTCACAAGACCAACTGTCTCAGTTCCTAATTTGCCTCAAGAAGCAAAACCTTGTGTATTGGAGAAGTCCTCGTTACAACTTGGTGAGACTGGTTTTCACGACGGTGTGCGCATTACTATTAGGCTCCGTTTATTGGGATGTTGGTAACAAAAG GGATACAACTAAAGGTTTGTTTATGGTTATGGGTGCCCTTTATTCCGCATGCTTATTTCTTGGGATCAATAATGCTTCCTCAGTACAACCAATTGTATCTATTGAGAGAACAGTGTTCTATAGAGAGAAAGCAGCAGGATTGTACGCTCCAACTTCTTATGCTGCAGCCCAG GGCCTTGTGGAGCTTCCATACATTGTTGCTCAAACAATTTTGTTTGGGGTCATCACATATTTCATGATTAATTTTGAAAGGACAGCTA GTAAATTTTTCCTTTATCTTGTCATCATGTTCCTTACCTTCACCTATTTCACCTTTTATGGTTTGATGGCCGTTGGTCTCACACCTTCTCAACATATGGCAGCTGTCGTCTCTTCTGCCTTTTACTCTTTCTGGAATCTCCTCTCTGGTTTTCTTATCCCAAAGCCA AGAATTCCAGGATGGTGGATCTGGTTCTACTACATTTGTCCTGTTGCATGGACTTTAAAGGGTATTATCAGCTCTCAGCTTGGCGATGTCGAAACCATGATTGTTGAACCGACATTTAAAGGCACCGTGAAAGAGTATGTATCAACAGTCTTCGGCATTGATCCCGATGTAACAGGACCCGCGGTGGCCGTACTAATCGGCTTTTGCATCCTATTTTTCGGTGTCTTTGCTTTCTCTGTAAAATTTCTCAACTTCCAAAAAAGGTAG